The following coding sequences are from one Paraburkholderia caballeronis window:
- a CDS encoding 2-hydroxyacid dehydrogenase — MKPLLLLLIPLADPYRAALAEQFDVLYAPDAASRAQTIAARGDAVRVVLTNGTTGLTADEIDRMPALELVSAFGAGYENIARDAARARGIVLSNGAGTNDDCVADHAFALLLSAVRSVPRFDAACRDGIWRDRLPMRPIVCGRRLGVLGLGNIGRKVARRAAGFDIETGYHNRKPREGVTSRYFDSVLALARWCDFLVIATPGGPETRHMVDRAVLDALGPDGFVVNVARGSVVDTAALAHALREGTLGGAALDVYEGEPHPPQALLALDNVVLTPHVGGMSPQSMDASVRNFLDNAARHFAGEAVSTPI; from the coding sequence ATGAAGCCGTTGCTGCTATTGTTGATTCCGCTTGCCGACCCCTACCGGGCGGCGCTCGCGGAGCAATTCGACGTGTTGTATGCGCCCGATGCGGCCTCGCGCGCGCAGACTATCGCCGCGCGCGGCGACGCGGTGCGGGTGGTGCTGACCAACGGCACGACCGGGCTGACTGCCGACGAGATCGACCGGATGCCGGCGCTCGAACTCGTCAGCGCGTTCGGCGCCGGCTACGAGAACATCGCGCGCGACGCGGCGCGCGCGCGCGGGATCGTGTTGTCGAACGGCGCGGGCACCAACGACGACTGCGTGGCCGATCACGCGTTCGCGCTGCTGCTGTCGGCCGTGCGTTCGGTGCCGCGCTTCGACGCCGCGTGCCGCGACGGCATCTGGCGCGACCGTCTGCCGATGCGGCCGATCGTTTGCGGTCGGCGGCTCGGCGTGCTCGGACTCGGCAACATCGGGCGCAAGGTCGCGCGGCGCGCGGCGGGGTTCGACATCGAGACCGGTTATCACAACCGCAAGCCGCGCGAAGGCGTGACGAGCCGCTACTTTGATTCGGTGCTGGCACTCGCGCGGTGGTGCGACTTTCTCGTCATCGCGACGCCGGGCGGACCGGAGACGCGGCACATGGTCGATCGCGCGGTGCTCGATGCGCTCGGCCCCGACGGGTTCGTCGTGAACGTCGCGCGCGGCAGCGTCGTCGATACGGCCGCGCTCGCTCACGCGCTGCGCGAGGGGACGCTCGGCGGCGCGGCGCTCGACGTGTACGAGGGCGAGCCGCATCCGCCGCAGGCGCTGCTCGCGCTCGACAACGTGGTGCTGACGCCGCACGTCGGCGGGATGTCGCCGCAGTCGATGGACGCTTCGGTGCGCAACTTCCTCGACAACGCGGCGAGGCATTTCGCCGGCGAGGCGGTGTCGACGCCGATCTGA